The following are encoded together in the Mumia sp. Pv4-285 genome:
- the nagB gene encoding glucosamine-6-phosphate deaminase, with the protein MEVVICGSGEEIGRHVADVYEAVLRGPAPVIGLATGSSPLVAYQELIRRHREDGLSFAGATAFLLDEYVGLPLSHPESYAAVIRRELTDHVDIDPARVFSPDGTAADLAAECARYDAAIAAAGGVHVQLLGIGTDGHVGFNEPMSSLTSRTRPKTLTRQTREDNARFFDSVDEVPTHVLTQGLGTISSARHLVLVATGSAKAEAIAAAVEGPLSARCPASILQWHRHATVFVDEAAASRLEFADYYRHTLAHKPDWQGF; encoded by the coding sequence GTGGAGGTCGTGATCTGCGGGTCCGGCGAGGAGATCGGGCGACACGTGGCAGACGTGTACGAGGCGGTGCTGCGTGGCCCCGCGCCGGTGATCGGGCTCGCCACGGGGTCGTCGCCGCTGGTCGCGTACCAGGAGCTGATCCGCCGCCACCGCGAAGACGGGCTCTCGTTCGCCGGTGCCACCGCATTCCTGCTCGACGAGTATGTCGGGCTTCCCCTCTCGCACCCGGAGTCGTACGCGGCGGTGATCCGCCGCGAGCTGACCGACCACGTCGACATCGACCCCGCACGGGTCTTCTCCCCCGACGGGACCGCCGCCGACCTCGCCGCCGAGTGCGCGCGCTACGACGCCGCGATCGCAGCGGCGGGCGGTGTCCACGTGCAGCTGCTCGGCATCGGCACGGACGGACACGTCGGTTTCAACGAGCCGATGTCGTCCCTGACCTCGCGGACCCGCCCCAAGACACTGACGCGGCAGACGCGCGAGGACAACGCACGCTTCTTCGACTCGGTCGACGAGGTGCCGACGCACGTCCTGACCCAGGGTCTCGGCACGATCAGCAGCGCCCGCCACCTCGTCCTGGTCGCGACCGGCTCCGCGAAGGCCGAAGCGATCGCCGCGGCGGTCGAGGGTCCGCTGTCGGCTCGCTGCCCCGCGTCGATCCTCCAGTGGCACCGGCACGCGACCGTGTTCGTGGACGAGGCGGCGGCGTCCCGGCTCGAGTTCGCCGACTACTACCGCCACACCCTCGCCCACAAGCCGGACTGGCAGGGCTTCTGA
- a CDS encoding ABC transporter ATP-binding protein, protein MASVSFQKATRVFPGQERPAVDQLELEVADGEFLVLVGPSGCGKSTSLRMLAGLEDVDAGRILIGDRDVTDLPPKSRDIAMVFQNYALYPHMSVGENMGFALKIAGTSKAEIKTRVAEAAEMLGLTEYLDRKPKALSGGQRQRVAMGRAIVRSPQVFLMDEPLSNLDAKLRVQTRAQIAQLQRRLGTTTVYVTHDQVEAMTLGDRVAVMKDGVLQQIDTPRATYDKPNNVFVAGFLGSPAMNLIDVEITEGGVKVGDTVVPMSREVLSQTSASAVTLGVRPEDMTLGDHGIATVVDVVEELGSDAFAYGHTKHGDQDQPLISRVNWRTPPRIGEVVHLTVDPERVHVFSKETGLRLG, encoded by the coding sequence ATGGCATCAGTCAGCTTCCAGAAGGCGACCCGCGTCTTCCCGGGCCAGGAGCGCCCAGCCGTCGACCAGCTCGAGCTCGAGGTCGCAGACGGCGAGTTCCTCGTCCTCGTCGGCCCGTCGGGCTGCGGCAAGTCCACCTCGCTGCGCATGCTCGCAGGGCTCGAGGACGTCGACGCCGGCCGGATCCTCATCGGTGACCGTGACGTCACCGACCTCCCGCCGAAGTCCCGCGACATCGCGATGGTCTTCCAGAACTACGCGCTCTACCCGCACATGTCGGTCGGCGAGAACATGGGCTTCGCGCTCAAGATCGCCGGCACCTCGAAGGCGGAGATCAAGACGCGCGTCGCCGAGGCGGCCGAGATGCTCGGACTCACTGAGTACCTCGACCGCAAGCCGAAGGCCCTGTCCGGAGGTCAGCGTCAGCGCGTCGCCATGGGACGCGCGATCGTACGCTCGCCGCAGGTCTTCCTCATGGACGAGCCGCTCTCGAACCTCGATGCCAAGCTCCGTGTCCAGACCCGCGCCCAGATCGCGCAGCTCCAGCGCCGCCTCGGCACCACGACGGTCTACGTCACCCACGACCAGGTCGAGGCCATGACGCTGGGCGACCGGGTCGCCGTCATGAAGGACGGCGTCCTGCAGCAGATCGACACGCCGCGCGCGACGTACGACAAGCCAAACAACGTCTTCGTCGCGGGCTTCCTCGGTTCCCCGGCGATGAACCTCATCGACGTCGAGATCACCGAGGGCGGGGTGAAGGTCGGCGACACCGTCGTCCCGATGTCTCGCGAGGTGCTCTCGCAGACCAGTGCCTCGGCCGTCACGCTCGGCGTCCGCCCGGAGGACATGACGCTCGGCGACCACGGCATCGCGACCGTCGTCGACGTCGTCGAGGAGCTGGGGTCGGACGCGTTCGCGTACGGCCACACGAAGCACGGCGACCAGGACCAGCCGCTCATCAGCCGCGTCAACTGGCGTACGCCGCCGCGCATCGGCGAGGTCGTCCACCTGACCGTCGACCCGGAGCGCGTGCACGTCTTCTCGAAGGAGACCGGGCTGCGCCTCGGCTGA
- a CDS encoding glycoside hydrolase family 3 protein — MTADASVRRSAHRVVLGAFEGADVPAWLPGLIEDGLGGICLYGNNLTADPADAVRLAQALSQAAPSLVLALDEEGGDVTRLDYATGSPYPGNAVLGRADDLPTTTAVAAAIGAELKAAGVWLDLAPDADINSNPRNPVIGTRSFGADTALVARHTAAWVQGLQSRGVAACVKHFPGHGDTSDDSHLALPRVDVDLATLRTRELVPFVAAIEAGAATVMTSHIVLSALDAQLPATLSPAILTGLLREDLGFEGVIVTDALDMAGASATIGIPAAAVASLAAGADLLCIGPSLRGRGPDDIRDVVDALVDAVDAGTLAAERLHDAAARVDALAAAYGTGLVPADPAVVEAGLAAGRRAAAAALDDLPPLRPGVPLIVRLETGSNMAVGDAAWGDLGLSGATVVSATSDVPPLEGIVAHDGPVVVVARSAAATPPTWEWLVSLVAARPDTLVVELGWPSPEIDALPHVVRGWGSALPPSRAVGDAIRAATTPTTRATPGPTGEAR, encoded by the coding sequence ATGACGGCCGACGCCTCCGTGCGCCGCAGCGCGCACCGGGTGGTCCTCGGTGCGTTCGAGGGCGCCGACGTGCCCGCGTGGCTGCCGGGTCTGATCGAGGACGGGCTCGGTGGCATCTGCCTCTACGGCAACAACCTCACGGCCGATCCGGCGGACGCCGTGAGGCTCGCGCAGGCGCTGAGCCAGGCCGCACCCTCGCTCGTCCTCGCGCTCGACGAGGAGGGCGGCGACGTCACCCGGCTCGACTACGCCACCGGCAGCCCGTACCCCGGCAACGCCGTGCTCGGCCGTGCCGACGACCTGCCGACGACCACCGCGGTCGCTGCAGCGATCGGTGCCGAGCTGAAAGCGGCTGGTGTGTGGCTCGACCTGGCCCCCGATGCCGACATCAACTCCAACCCGCGCAACCCGGTCATCGGGACCCGCAGCTTCGGGGCGGACACGGCGTTGGTCGCCCGGCACACCGCTGCCTGGGTCCAGGGCCTGCAGAGCCGGGGTGTCGCCGCGTGCGTCAAGCACTTCCCCGGTCACGGCGACACGTCGGACGACTCGCACCTGGCGCTCCCGCGCGTCGACGTCGACCTCGCGACCCTCCGTACGCGCGAGCTGGTGCCGTTCGTCGCCGCGATCGAGGCCGGCGCGGCGACGGTCATGACGTCGCACATCGTCCTGAGCGCCCTCGACGCGCAGCTGCCCGCCACCCTCAGCCCGGCGATCCTCACCGGGCTGCTGCGCGAGGACCTCGGGTTCGAGGGCGTGATCGTCACCGATGCCCTCGACATGGCAGGCGCGAGCGCGACGATCGGCATCCCCGCTGCGGCCGTCGCCTCGCTCGCCGCCGGCGCGGACCTCCTGTGCATCGGTCCGTCGTTGCGCGGACGCGGTCCCGACGACATCCGCGACGTGGTCGATGCGCTGGTCGACGCCGTGGACGCCGGTACGCTCGCCGCCGAGCGGCTGCACGATGCGGCTGCCCGCGTGGACGCGCTGGCCGCGGCGTACGGGACCGGGCTCGTCCCGGCTGATCCAGCAGTCGTCGAGGCCGGACTCGCCGCGGGACGGCGAGCCGCCGCTGCGGCCCTCGACGACCTGCCTCCGCTGCGTCCGGGCGTCCCGCTGATCGTCCGACTGGAGACGGGTTCCAACATGGCCGTCGGTGATGCCGCCTGGGGAGACCTCGGGCTGAGCGGCGCCACGGTCGTCTCGGCGACCTCCGACGTGCCGCCGCTCGAGGGCATCGTCGCGCACGACGGCCCTGTGGTCGTCGTCGCACGCTCCGCCGCCGCGACACCGCCCACGTGGGAGTGGCTCGTCTCGCTCGTCGCGGCTCGCCCCGACACCCTCGTGGTCGAGCTCGGGTGGCCGTCGCCCGAGATCGACGCACTCCCCCACGTCGTCCGCGGATGGGGGTCGGCGCTGCCGCCCTCACGCGCCGTCGGCGACGCGATCCGCGCCGCGACCACACCCACCACCCGGGCGACGCCCGGACCTACCGGAGAGGCTCGATGA
- a CDS encoding bifunctional polysaccharide deacetylase/glycosyltransferase family 2 protein — protein MDTHAAPRHRTVRDVRPRAHWVLLAVLLPTLMAALLVQGYARHMFGTAADGAVKPSGETATVPAAVPSGGPVIDARGDEVRTLAPEPRTLSLTFDDGPDPRWTPKVLDVLAKHHVHATFFTVGTQMADHPRLTRRILDEGHEIGMHTFSHADLGQVGDWRRGLELRESQLVLNGATGTTSSLLRPPYSSTPDAVDDTQWRALKAVGDAGYVSVLSTLDSEDWRRPGVDAIVANATPPSDAGEILLMHDAGGDRSQTVAALDRLLPQLEQSGITVGTVGETTRLTGATGDATASQTLQGRTLLLAFTASTWILRILTVMLLAAGALAVGRSLLLVVAARRHRRRSPQRWGPIPTPAQCPPVTVVVPAYNESAGIEAAVRSLVASDVQVEIVVVDDGSTDDTADIVERLGLPGVRLIRQQNAGKPAALNTGIAAASHEIVVMVDGDTVFEPSTIRHLVVPFRDPEVGAVSGNAKVANRTGLLGRWQHIEYVVGFNLDRRLFDLAECMPTVPGAVGAFRRGALLAVGGVSDETLAEDTDLTMGLLRAGWRVVYQEDARAWTEAPATLDALWRQRYRWCYGTLQAMWKHRRAFVQRGRAGRFGRRGLTYLTLFQVLLPLLAPIVDVFAIYGLIFLDPLNVIGLWLAFLGLQLATSVYAFRLDGERLAPLWTLALQQVVYRQLMYLVVIQSVWTSVAGLRLRWQRMERYGTLRATAAGPPVEVVPQPTASVGAPDSPR, from the coding sequence ATGGACACGCACGCGGCGCCGCGCCACCGCACGGTGCGAGACGTCCGGCCCCGAGCGCACTGGGTGCTGCTCGCGGTCCTGCTGCCGACCCTGATGGCCGCGCTGCTGGTGCAGGGCTACGCGCGCCACATGTTCGGCACCGCGGCCGACGGCGCGGTGAAGCCGTCGGGCGAGACCGCCACCGTGCCGGCTGCGGTCCCGTCCGGCGGGCCGGTGATCGACGCGCGCGGCGACGAGGTCCGGACTCTCGCGCCCGAGCCGCGTACCCTCTCGCTGACCTTCGACGACGGCCCCGACCCACGCTGGACGCCGAAGGTGCTCGACGTCCTCGCGAAGCACCACGTCCATGCGACGTTCTTCACCGTCGGCACACAGATGGCCGACCATCCCCGCCTGACCCGTCGCATCCTGGACGAGGGCCACGAGATCGGGATGCACACCTTCTCCCACGCCGACCTCGGCCAGGTCGGCGACTGGCGCCGCGGGCTCGAGCTCCGCGAGTCGCAGCTGGTCCTCAACGGCGCGACCGGCACGACCAGCTCGCTCCTGCGTCCTCCCTACTCCTCCACGCCCGACGCCGTCGACGACACCCAATGGCGGGCCCTGAAGGCGGTCGGCGACGCGGGATACGTGTCGGTGCTGTCGACCCTCGACAGCGAGGACTGGCGCCGTCCCGGCGTCGACGCGATCGTCGCCAACGCCACCCCGCCCTCCGACGCAGGTGAGATCCTGCTGATGCACGACGCCGGCGGCGACCGCAGCCAGACTGTCGCGGCGCTCGACCGGCTCCTTCCCCAGCTCGAGCAGTCCGGGATCACGGTGGGCACCGTCGGCGAGACCACGCGCCTGACCGGCGCCACGGGTGACGCGACGGCCTCGCAGACCTTGCAGGGACGCACGCTCCTTCTCGCGTTCACCGCAAGCACGTGGATCCTGCGCATCCTGACCGTGATGCTGCTCGCCGCCGGTGCGCTCGCCGTCGGCAGGTCGCTGCTCCTCGTCGTCGCCGCGCGGCGCCACCGCCGCCGCAGCCCGCAGCGGTGGGGGCCGATCCCGACGCCTGCGCAGTGCCCGCCGGTGACCGTCGTCGTCCCGGCGTACAACGAGAGCGCCGGGATCGAAGCCGCCGTACGCTCCCTGGTCGCCTCGGACGTCCAGGTCGAGATTGTCGTGGTCGACGACGGCTCGACCGACGACACCGCCGACATCGTCGAGCGGCTCGGGCTTCCAGGTGTCCGCCTCATCCGGCAGCAGAACGCCGGCAAGCCCGCTGCGCTCAACACCGGCATCGCCGCCGCGTCCCACGAGATCGTCGTGATGGTGGACGGTGACACCGTCTTCGAGCCCAGCACGATCCGACACCTCGTCGTGCCGTTCCGCGACCCCGAGGTGGGCGCGGTCTCCGGCAACGCCAAGGTCGCCAACCGGACCGGCCTCCTCGGGCGCTGGCAGCACATCGAGTACGTCGTCGGGTTCAACCTCGACCGCCGGCTGTTCGACCTCGCCGAGTGCATGCCGACCGTCCCTGGCGCGGTGGGCGCCTTCCGGCGCGGCGCCCTGCTGGCGGTCGGTGGCGTCAGCGACGAGACGCTCGCGGAGGACACCGACCTCACGATGGGGCTGCTGCGCGCGGGCTGGCGCGTCGTCTACCAGGAGGACGCGCGGGCGTGGACGGAGGCGCCGGCCACGCTCGACGCGCTGTGGCGGCAGCGCTACCGCTGGTGCTACGGCACGCTGCAGGCGATGTGGAAGCACCGCCGTGCGTTCGTCCAGCGGGGACGAGCCGGGCGCTTCGGCCGCCGCGGGCTCACCTACCTGACCCTCTTCCAGGTCCTGCTGCCGCTCCTGGCGCCGATCGTCGACGTCTTCGCGATCTACGGCCTGATCTTCCTCGACCCGCTCAACGTGATCGGTCTGTGGCTCGCGTTCCTGGGTCTGCAGCTGGCGACGAGCGTGTACGCGTTCCGGCTCGACGGCGAGCGGCTCGCGCCGTTGTGGACGCTCGCCCTCCAGCAGGTGGTCTACCGCCAGCTGATGTACCTCGTGGTCATCCAGTCGGTGTGGACCTCGGTCGCGGGCCTCCGGCTGAGGTGGCAGCGGATGGAGCGGTACGGCACCCTCCGCGCGACCGCGGCCGGTCCCCCGGTCGAGGTGGTCCCGCAACCCACCGCGTCGGTGGGAGCGCCGGACAGCCCCCGATAA
- a CDS encoding extracellular solute-binding protein, producing the protein MKNLTRLAVLGVASALALTACGSADSDDSSSGTTVVKLWLAGETDTPEALTTWLEKEYEAQNEGTDLKIEQIDWGQLVPRLQTALSDENQTPDVFEVGNTQSPTFTSVGAFADLTDKVGDLGDNIGPESFVEAGAFDGKQFAVPYYWGSRYVFYSKKAFADAGIALPTSLAEFNTAVVELKKKSGDKNYSGFWVPGQDWRNGISWMFAHGGDIAVQEGDSWVGKLSSPESVKGLEEWKNLSDNASAAPKDGLDAEAWVPFNNGEAAAFMAPSWARWSVPEELAADLGGFALPGTDGGAAPVFAGGSNLGVSAKSKNQDEAFALLQLIYSDEYQTLLAENGLGPAKPDFTAKMGDDEFAKASVAAASNSKLTPNSPNWTEVETSQVMEEFFGKIAGGADVAATAEDYDAKLAEILNK; encoded by the coding sequence ATGAAGAATCTGACCCGTCTGGCGGTTCTGGGCGTGGCCTCGGCCCTCGCCCTGACTGCGTGCGGCAGCGCGGACTCCGACGACTCCTCGTCGGGCACCACGGTCGTCAAGCTCTGGCTCGCCGGCGAGACCGACACGCCCGAGGCGCTGACCACGTGGCTCGAGAAGGAGTACGAGGCCCAGAACGAGGGCACCGACCTCAAGATCGAGCAGATCGACTGGGGCCAGCTCGTCCCGCGGCTCCAGACCGCCCTGAGCGACGAGAACCAGACGCCCGACGTCTTCGAGGTCGGCAACACGCAGTCCCCGACCTTCACCTCCGTGGGCGCCTTCGCCGACCTCACCGACAAGGTCGGCGACCTCGGTGACAACATCGGCCCGGAGAGCTTCGTCGAGGCCGGCGCGTTCGACGGCAAGCAGTTCGCGGTGCCCTACTACTGGGGTTCGCGCTACGTCTTCTACAGCAAGAAGGCCTTCGCCGATGCCGGCATCGCCCTCCCGACGTCGCTCGCCGAGTTCAACACGGCCGTCGTGGAGCTGAAGAAGAAGTCCGGCGACAAGAACTACTCCGGCTTCTGGGTGCCCGGTCAGGACTGGCGCAACGGCATCTCGTGGATGTTCGCCCACGGCGGCGACATCGCGGTCCAGGAGGGTGACTCGTGGGTCGGCAAGCTCTCCTCGCCCGAGAGCGTCAAGGGCCTCGAGGAGTGGAAGAACCTCTCCGACAACGCCAGCGCGGCCCCGAAGGACGGACTCGACGCCGAGGCATGGGTCCCCTTCAACAACGGTGAGGCCGCTGCATTCATGGCGCCGAGCTGGGCGCGTTGGAGCGTTCCCGAGGAGCTGGCTGCCGACCTCGGTGGCTTCGCGCTCCCGGGCACCGACGGCGGAGCTGCTCCGGTGTTCGCCGGCGGGTCCAACCTGGGCGTCTCGGCCAAGTCCAAGAACCAGGACGAGGCGTTCGCGCTGCTCCAGCTGATCTACAGCGACGAGTACCAGACGCTGCTGGCGGAGAACGGCCTCGGCCCGGCCAAGCCGGACTTCACCGCCAAGATGGGTGACGACGAGTTCGCGAAGGCCTCCGTCGCCGCGGCCTCGAACTCCAAGCTGACCCCGAACTCGCCGAACTGGACCGAGGTCGAGACCAGCCAGGTCATGGAGGAGTTCTTCGGCAAGATCGCCGGCGGCGCCGACGTCGCGGCGACGGCCGAGGACTACGACGCGAAGCTCGCGGAGATCCTGAACAAGTAA
- a CDS encoding carbohydrate ABC transporter permease — protein MAQAITDTEAPPERADPAAPPSRNRRRRPAPYLLLVPALATLLLGLGYPLVRQVAMSFQEFGLAQQFGTADPGWIGFDNYVSILSDPTTWAVIVRSVVFCFVAASLTMVIGMGVALLMRSVSTVARLILQVSMLAAWATPLIASLTVWNWLFDTRYGVVNWLLVKIGFESFEDYSWLANPWTFFLVACVIVVWMSVPFVAFSLYAALTQVPEETLEAAQLDGASRTQRFRHIIVPSIRPVLSIVMLLQIVWDLRVFAQIKYLQGAGGTVSETNLLGTYLYQLGIAQSEYGVASAVAMVMLLLTLGLTFGYVRSLLREERAS, from the coding sequence ATGGCTCAGGCGATCACAGACACCGAAGCGCCCCCCGAGCGCGCCGACCCCGCGGCCCCTCCGTCACGGAACCGCCGGCGGCGCCCCGCGCCGTACCTGCTGCTCGTCCCGGCGCTCGCCACCCTGCTCCTCGGCCTCGGCTATCCCTTGGTCCGCCAGGTCGCGATGTCCTTCCAGGAGTTCGGCCTCGCGCAGCAGTTCGGCACGGCCGACCCGGGCTGGATCGGCTTCGACAACTACGTCTCGATCCTCAGCGACCCGACGACGTGGGCGGTCATCGTCCGCTCGGTCGTGTTCTGCTTCGTCGCTGCGTCGCTGACGATGGTGATCGGGATGGGCGTCGCGCTCCTCATGCGGTCGGTCTCCACCGTCGCGCGGCTGATCCTCCAGGTCTCGATGCTCGCCGCGTGGGCCACCCCGCTGATCGCGAGCCTGACCGTCTGGAACTGGCTGTTCGACACGCGCTACGGCGTCGTCAACTGGCTGCTCGTCAAGATCGGCTTCGAGTCCTTCGAGGACTATTCCTGGCTGGCGAACCCGTGGACCTTCTTCCTGGTGGCGTGCGTGATCGTGGTCTGGATGAGCGTGCCGTTCGTCGCCTTCAGCCTGTACGCGGCGCTGACCCAGGTGCCGGAGGAGACGCTCGAGGCGGCCCAGCTCGACGGCGCGTCGCGCACGCAGCGGTTCCGGCACATCATCGTCCCGTCCATCCGTCCCGTTCTCTCGATCGTGATGCTGCTCCAGATCGTGTGGGACCTGCGCGTGTTCGCCCAGATCAAGTACCTCCAAGGAGCCGGCGGCACCGTGAGCGAGACCAACCTCCTCGGCACCTACCTCTACCAGCTCGGCATCGCGCAGAGCGAGTACGGCGTCGCGTCCGCGGTCGCGATGGTGATGCTGCTGCTCACGCTCGGGCTGACCTTCGGCTACGTGCGTTCCCTGCTGCGTGAGGAGCGCGCATCATGA
- a CDS encoding ROK family protein, protein MSAVTIGLDIGGTKIHGIASDAESPDEVLAEVRMPTVLGPAGVVSTALDVVKRLLEALPPETVLLAAGAGIPGAVDGDGILANAVNLDIHEPFDLRGALSGALSVPVTVNNDVNAAARGVATWLRAQGEPEDVALLSVGTGLAAGFVLDGRMRRGAHGVVGEVGHLSVVDDGPLCTCGQHGCLELYASGRGLSRQWPYDGPGPLPIAVFDAADAGDEQAIAVRGTFVHWLCEAIRIVTLSVDPARVVLTGGVMRLGDRVMEPLRAQLGSDEAVSPFVASLRLRERTVALPVDYPAAALGAAELATEANADATSTKGTTTWRS, encoded by the coding sequence ATGAGCGCCGTCACGATCGGACTCGACATCGGCGGCACCAAGATCCACGGGATCGCGTCCGACGCCGAGTCGCCGGACGAGGTGCTGGCCGAGGTTCGGATGCCCACGGTGCTCGGGCCCGCCGGTGTCGTCTCGACGGCCCTCGACGTCGTCAAGCGTCTCCTCGAGGCTCTCCCTCCGGAGACCGTGTTGCTGGCCGCGGGTGCCGGCATCCCCGGCGCGGTCGATGGCGACGGCATTCTCGCGAATGCCGTCAACCTCGACATCCACGAGCCGTTCGACCTGCGCGGCGCGCTGTCGGGAGCGCTCTCCGTGCCCGTCACGGTGAACAACGACGTGAACGCTGCCGCGCGCGGTGTGGCGACCTGGCTGCGCGCACAGGGCGAGCCCGAGGACGTCGCCCTGCTCTCGGTCGGCACCGGTCTCGCCGCGGGCTTCGTCCTCGACGGGCGGATGCGGCGCGGAGCGCACGGCGTGGTCGGCGAGGTCGGCCACCTGTCGGTGGTCGACGACGGCCCGCTCTGCACGTGCGGGCAGCACGGCTGTCTCGAGCTGTACGCGTCGGGCCGAGGGCTGTCCCGCCAGTGGCCGTACGACGGGCCGGGTCCGCTGCCGATCGCCGTGTTCGACGCGGCCGACGCCGGCGACGAGCAGGCGATCGCGGTCCGCGGCACCTTCGTCCACTGGCTCTGCGAGGCCATTCGCATCGTCACGCTCAGCGTCGATCCGGCACGCGTGGTGCTCACGGGCGGCGTGATGCGGCTCGGCGACCGGGTCATGGAGCCGCTGCGCGCACAGCTGGGCTCGGACGAGGCGGTGTCACCCTTCGTAGCGAGCCTGCGGCTGCGGGAGCGTACGGTGGCCCTTCCGGTCGACTACCCGGCCGCCGCTCTCGGGGCGGCCGAGCTGGCGACCGAGGCGAACGCCGATGCGACGAGCACGAAGGGGACGACGACGTGGAGGTCGTGA
- a CDS encoding carbohydrate ABC transporter permease — MTTPTTRTRRPRTGRTLLSTLAIVIAAVWAFPVYWMVNSSFQTLGRLRSPDPAWLPFGGDTSPDAYGRVADASFWDAMQLSLTVTLLAVGSGLVFAFLAALAISRFRLRGKTSFIVVILVVQMIPAEALFISQYKMLSGWGLFNTVAGLTLLYLAMILPFTIWMLRGFVAGVPAELEEAAMVDGCSRFRAFFTITFPLLAPGLVASGVYGFLQCWNEITLATVVMDPANQTIPLWLQGMTTVSNQAIDWPAVMAGATLVAIPVIGLFMFVQNKMTSGMVSGAVKG; from the coding sequence ATGACGACCCCCACCACCCGTACGCGGCGCCCCCGCACCGGCCGTACGCTGCTCAGCACGCTGGCGATCGTGATCGCCGCCGTGTGGGCGTTCCCGGTCTACTGGATGGTCAACAGCTCGTTCCAGACACTGGGGCGTCTCCGCTCCCCCGACCCCGCGTGGCTGCCGTTCGGCGGTGACACCAGCCCCGACGCGTACGGGCGGGTGGCGGACGCGTCGTTCTGGGACGCGATGCAGCTGAGCCTCACGGTGACGTTGCTCGCCGTCGGCTCCGGGCTCGTGTTCGCGTTCCTCGCGGCCCTGGCGATCTCCCGTTTCCGCCTCCGCGGCAAGACGTCGTTCATCGTCGTGATCCTGGTCGTGCAGATGATCCCCGCCGAGGCCCTGTTCATCTCCCAGTACAAGATGCTGTCGGGCTGGGGGCTCTTCAACACCGTCGCGGGCTTGACACTTCTCTATCTCGCGATGATCCTTCCCTTCACGATCTGGATGCTGCGCGGCTTCGTCGCCGGTGTCCCGGCGGAGCTCGAGGAGGCGGCGATGGTCGACGGGTGCAGCCGCTTCCGTGCCTTCTTCACGATTACGTTCCCGCTGCTGGCACCCGGCCTGGTGGCGTCCGGCGTGTACGGGTTCCTGCAGTGCTGGAACGAGATCACCCTCGCCACGGTCGTGATGGACCCGGCGAACCAGACGATCCCCCTGTGGCTGCAGGGGATGACGACGGTGTCCAACCAGGCCATCGACTGGCCGGCGGTGATGGCGGGTGCGACGCTCGTCGCGATCCCGGTGATCGGCCTGTTCATGTTCGTCCAGAACAAGATGACCAGCGGCATGGTGTCGGGGGCGGTCAAGGGATGA
- a CDS encoding ROK family transcriptional regulator, giving the protein MIERTTDSGDARGTTPLRPRSSRRSTEKMLPADTRRHHLSLLLQCLADEGPLSRADLARATSLTRVTVSDLVTELLTDGLVAELGTKPGARPGKPATLLGLVDDAVLIVALDLSDDTVLHGALMDLRGEIVTRHAVELGTARGEAAVDLVVALVQRLVDVSERPVLGVGIGTPGVVDELGVVRQAPNLGWYELPLAAAVGERVGLPVSISNDANIAALAECTFGAGNPDGLLLVAVGHGVGGGILMDGAMLGGPLLSAGEVGHVVVDPGGAPCACGNRGCLETVLAVPRLRDRLAAVAPDAVESELRTVGTTLGAVLAPIVTTLGITDVVLYGPAELLDGPLLGAVRAAVAERSMPVIAENLDVRMASLASDVVLTGAAAQVRFAQLGVV; this is encoded by the coding sequence ATGATCGAGCGCACGACCGACTCCGGTGACGCACGCGGCACCACGCCGTTGCGCCCGCGCTCCTCGCGCCGCTCGACCGAGAAGATGCTTCCGGCAGACACCCGCCGGCACCACCTCTCGCTCCTCCTCCAGTGCCTCGCCGACGAGGGTCCGCTCAGCCGCGCGGACCTCGCCCGCGCCACCTCGCTCACCCGCGTGACAGTGTCCGACCTCGTCACCGAGCTGCTGACGGACGGCCTCGTCGCCGAGCTCGGCACCAAGCCGGGCGCCCGGCCCGGCAAGCCGGCCACGCTGCTCGGCCTGGTCGACGACGCCGTCCTGATCGTCGCTCTCGACCTGTCGGACGACACGGTGCTCCACGGTGCCCTCATGGACCTGCGCGGCGAGATCGTCACTCGCCACGCCGTCGAGCTCGGCACCGCCCGCGGCGAGGCGGCCGTCGACCTCGTCGTCGCCCTCGTCCAGCGCCTCGTCGACGTTTCCGAGCGCCCCGTCCTCGGCGTCGGCATCGGGACCCCCGGAGTCGTCGACGAGCTGGGCGTCGTCCGCCAGGCGCCGAACCTCGGCTGGTACGAGCTCCCGCTGGCTGCGGCCGTCGGCGAGCGGGTCGGCCTCCCGGTCTCGATCTCGAACGACGCCAACATCGCCGCGCTCGCCGAGTGCACCTTCGGCGCGGGCAACCCCGACGGTCTCCTGCTCGTGGCGGTCGGGCACGGTGTCGGTGGCGGCATCCTCATGGACGGCGCGATGCTCGGCGGACCCCTGCTGTCGGCGGGCGAGGTCGGCCATGTGGTCGTCGATCCCGGTGGCGCCCCCTGCGCGTGCGGCAACCGCGGCTGCCTCGAGACGGTGCTGGCGGTCCCCCGGCTCCGCGACCGCCTCGCCGCGGTCGCTCCCGACGCCGTCGAGTCCGAGCTGCGGACCGTCGGCACGACGCTGGGGGCGGTCCTCGCCCCCATCGTCACCACGCTCGGGATCACCGACGTCGTGCTCTACGGCCCCGCCGAGCTGCTCGACGGCCCCCTCCTGGGTGCCGTCCGTGCCGCGGTCGCCGAACGCAGCATGCCGGTGATCGCCGAGAACCTCGACGTGCGGATGGCCTCGCTGGCAAGCGACGTCGTCCTCACGGGTGCGGCGGCCCAGGTCCGCTTCGCCCAGCTAGGGGTGGTCTGA